The following proteins come from a genomic window of Ornithinimicrobium cryptoxanthini:
- a CDS encoding ABC transporter ATP-binding protein, which yields MSAVAQAAQTVTDRRGEPLLTVEDLHVRFPVRGPGRRQWLRAVQDVSFTIGRGETLGLVGESGSGKSTIGNALLRLVPVHGGSIRLGDTDVLTARGKTITDVRRRMAMVFQDPLAALDPRSTVADSVAEPLKIHRIKPTGGRRARVTELMDLVGLPQRFLDRYPHELSGGQRQRVCIARALAADPELLILDEATASLDVSVQSQIMNLLRQLQDEMGLSYLFISHDLASVEHMSDRVLVLYLGRIMERSPRESLYVSPGHPYTQALISAIPLEDPVVERERRRIILEGDIPSPIDPPSGCVFRTRCPLAIPECAEGLPPGHELGPDHTSYCIRAGEQVAGSSPAADAR from the coding sequence ATGAGTGCCGTGGCGCAAGCTGCCCAGACGGTGACCGACCGTCGAGGCGAGCCGCTGCTGACCGTCGAGGACCTGCACGTCCGGTTCCCGGTGCGCGGTCCCGGTCGACGGCAGTGGCTGCGTGCCGTGCAGGACGTGTCGTTCACGATCGGTCGTGGGGAGACCCTCGGGCTGGTGGGTGAGTCCGGCTCGGGCAAGTCCACCATCGGCAACGCGCTCCTGCGGCTCGTCCCCGTGCACGGCGGCAGCATCCGGCTCGGCGACACCGACGTGCTCACCGCCCGCGGCAAGACGATCACTGACGTCCGCAGGAGGATGGCGATGGTCTTCCAGGACCCGCTGGCGGCGCTCGACCCACGCTCCACGGTGGCCGACTCCGTCGCCGAGCCCCTCAAGATCCACCGGATCAAGCCCACCGGCGGGCGTCGAGCGAGGGTGACCGAGCTGATGGACCTGGTCGGCCTGCCCCAACGGTTCCTGGATCGCTATCCGCACGAGCTCTCCGGTGGGCAGCGCCAGCGGGTCTGCATCGCCCGGGCGCTCGCGGCCGACCCCGAGCTGCTGATCCTCGATGAGGCCACCGCTTCGTTGGACGTCTCCGTCCAGTCCCAGATCATGAACCTGCTGCGCCAGCTGCAGGACGAGATGGGCCTGTCCTACCTGTTCATCAGCCACGACCTCGCGTCGGTGGAGCACATGAGCGACCGGGTGCTGGTCCTCTATCTGGGCCGGATCATGGAGCGGTCACCGCGCGAAAGCCTTTATGTGTCCCCCGGCCACCCCTACACGCAGGCGCTCATCTCGGCGATCCCGCTCGAGGACCCGGTGGTCGAGCGCGAGCGGCGGCGCATCATCCTCGAGGGAGACATCCCGTCCCCGATCGACCCACCGTCCGGTTGCGTCTTCCGCACACGCTGTCCCCTGGCGATCCCCGAGTGCGCCGAGGGGCTCCCACCAGGTCACGAGCTCGGCCCGGACCACACGTCATACTGCATCCGGGCCGGGGAGCAGGTGGCCGGAAGTTCGCCTGCCGCCGACGCGCGGTGA
- a CDS encoding ABC transporter substrate-binding protein, giving the protein MTTRLAAGLTLALTLAACSGGGDAVDVNGDGNDNEAPSEAAGDGGEQAASGGTLAAAIAGEPDQLDPHVTTAYFSFQVLENVYDTLIEPDVNLEMQPALAESWETSEDQLTWTFHLREGVTWHDGSDFTADDVVYSYNRIMDEELSPSWRFSSVESVTAVDDQTVEIVVSGPSPNLLANLGGYKGVAIVQQDNVESGDVTTAPIGTGPFSLTNYTPGSSITLEANPDYYGGAPEVSGVEFRFISEPTTALASLQSGDVDWTDNVPPQQVASLDGEDGLELGQVGSNDYWYLALNQEHEPFDQVEVRQAIAYAIDREGITDATMFGNATVNQTAIPESSSWYTPYDTYSYDPDQATSLLEGAGVDPADIEMEIMVSTDYPETVQAAQIISSQLSDIGINSEIKSLDFGAWLDEQGQGNYDMLMMGWLGNIDPDDFYYSQHHSDGANNYQGYANPEVDELLDQGRTETDEAARKEIYDQVATTVADDASYIYLYNPDVVQAWSSDVQGYEVMPNRAIRFRDVTLN; this is encoded by the coding sequence ATGACGACCCGGTTAGCTGCCGGTCTCACCCTCGCCCTCACCCTCGCCGCCTGCTCGGGTGGCGGGGACGCCGTCGACGTCAACGGCGACGGCAACGACAACGAGGCCCCGAGCGAGGCCGCGGGCGACGGCGGCGAGCAGGCAGCCTCCGGTGGCACCCTCGCCGCAGCCATCGCGGGTGAGCCGGACCAGCTGGACCCGCACGTGACCACCGCCTACTTCTCCTTCCAGGTGCTGGAGAACGTCTACGACACGCTCATCGAGCCCGACGTCAACCTGGAGATGCAGCCCGCGCTGGCCGAGTCCTGGGAGACCTCCGAGGACCAGCTGACCTGGACGTTCCACCTGCGCGAGGGCGTGACCTGGCACGACGGCAGTGACTTCACGGCCGATGACGTCGTCTACTCCTACAACCGCATCATGGACGAGGAGCTCTCCCCGTCCTGGCGCTTCTCCAGTGTCGAGTCGGTCACCGCGGTCGACGACCAGACTGTCGAGATCGTCGTCAGCGGACCCTCACCCAACCTCCTGGCCAACCTCGGCGGCTACAAGGGGGTGGCGATCGTGCAGCAGGACAACGTCGAGTCCGGTGACGTGACCACCGCCCCCATCGGCACCGGACCGTTCAGCCTGACCAACTACACGCCGGGCTCGTCGATCACGCTGGAGGCCAACCCGGACTACTACGGCGGAGCACCAGAGGTCAGCGGGGTGGAGTTCCGCTTCATCTCCGAACCGACCACCGCCCTGGCCTCGCTCCAGTCCGGTGACGTCGACTGGACCGACAACGTCCCGCCCCAGCAGGTCGCCTCCCTGGACGGCGAGGACGGGCTGGAGCTCGGGCAGGTCGGCTCCAACGACTACTGGTATCTCGCGCTGAACCAGGAGCATGAGCCGTTCGACCAGGTGGAGGTGCGCCAGGCGATCGCCTACGCGATCGACCGCGAGGGCATCACCGACGCCACCATGTTTGGCAACGCCACCGTCAACCAGACGGCGATCCCGGAGTCGAGCTCGTGGTACACCCCCTACGACACGTACTCCTACGACCCGGACCAGGCGACCAGTCTGTTGGAGGGTGCCGGCGTGGACCCGGCCGACATCGAGATGGAGATCATGGTCTCGACCGACTACCCGGAGACGGTGCAGGCCGCGCAGATCATCTCCAGCCAGCTGTCCGACATCGGGATCAACTCCGAGATCAAGTCGCTCGACTTCGGCGCCTGGCTGGACGAGCAGGGGCAGGGCAACTACGACATGCTCATGATGGGCTGGCTGGGCAACATCGACCCCGACGACTTCTACTACAGCCAGCATCACAGCGACGGTGCGAACAACTACCAGGGCTACGCCAACCCCGAGGTCGACGAACTGCTCGACCAGGGCCGGACCGAGACCGACGAGGCTGCCCGCAAGGAGATCTACGACCAGGTGGCGACCACGGTCGCCGACGACGCCAGTTACATCTACCTCTACAACCCCGACGTCGTGCAGGCCTGGTCCAGCGACGTGCAGGGCTACGAGGTGATGCCCAACCGGGCCATCCGGTTCCGCGACGTCACCCTCAACTGA
- a CDS encoding ABC transporter ATP-binding protein, translated as MSTALDVQSLSVTIGQARIVRDVSWSVEHGQTLGIVGESGSGKSLSVLSAAGLGPGTARISGSVVLTDPDGGDQHDLLTMSGNALRRIRGRRIGFIFQDPATSLNPMLTVERQLTEGPEVHLSMTPKQARGRALELLELVGIPDPARRLKSYPHELSGGMRQRVMIAVALACDPEVIIADEATTALDVTIQAQIIEAIRDLQERLGTATVWISHDLAVVGGIADEVVVMYGGEVLERAETVDLFQHTKHPYTRGLFESRPHLGRRTDQLLSIPGAPPDPRAIPPGCVFWDRCSVRGDERCRGEHPELVDLGDGHWVRSFYLPEDA; from the coding sequence GTGAGCACCGCCCTAGATGTGCAGTCACTGTCCGTGACGATCGGCCAGGCCCGCATCGTCCGGGATGTCAGCTGGTCGGTCGAGCACGGGCAGACCCTCGGGATCGTGGGCGAGTCCGGCTCGGGCAAGTCGCTGTCGGTGCTGTCGGCCGCCGGGCTCGGCCCGGGCACCGCCAGGATCAGCGGGTCTGTGGTTCTGACCGACCCCGACGGCGGCGACCAGCACGACCTGCTCACGATGAGCGGCAACGCCCTGCGCCGGATCCGTGGGCGGCGCATCGGCTTCATCTTCCAGGACCCGGCGACGTCGCTGAACCCGATGCTCACCGTGGAGCGGCAGCTGACGGAGGGGCCGGAGGTGCACCTGTCGATGACCCCGAAGCAGGCGCGCGGGCGGGCGCTGGAGCTGCTGGAGCTGGTCGGCATCCCCGACCCGGCCCGGCGGCTGAAGTCCTATCCGCACGAGCTCAGCGGTGGCATGCGCCAGCGCGTGATGATCGCCGTCGCGCTGGCCTGTGACCCTGAGGTCATCATCGCCGACGAGGCGACCACGGCACTGGACGTGACGATCCAGGCCCAGATCATCGAGGCGATCCGGGACCTGCAGGAGCGGCTCGGCACCGCGACCGTCTGGATCAGCCACGACCTGGCCGTCGTCGGCGGCATCGCGGACGAGGTGGTCGTGATGTATGGCGGCGAGGTCCTCGAGCGGGCCGAGACCGTCGACCTGTTCCAGCACACCAAGCACCCCTACACCCGTGGCCTGTTCGAGTCGCGCCCCCACCTGGGGCGGCGCACGGACCAGCTGTTGAGCATCCCCGGCGCACCACCGGACCCGCGCGCCATACCTCCCGGCTGTGTCTTCTGGGACCGTTGCTCGGTGCGCGGCGACGAGCGCTGTCGGGGCGAGCACCCGGAGCTGGTCGACCTGGGCGACGGGCACTGGGTGCGCTCGTTCTATCTTCCGGAGGACGCATGA
- a CDS encoding ABC transporter permease: MAYVLHRLLQSVVVLFGVTIVVFLIVHLVPGDPIRIGMGTRFDPEVYDALRRASGLDRPPVEQYLTYVGKAATGDLGVSFRSGQPVTHLLTARLPATVSLAAVGILIALLVSFPLGIISAVKNGGAVDSVVRAVSQLGVSLPNFWLGMLLILLFSSTLGWLPPSGYTPITEDPLEWAKRVIMPGITVGVVAGSILTRYVRSSVLETLSMDHVRTANSKGLPARLVLMRHVVRNALVPVITVTGTQIAAILGGVIVVEVVFAWPGLGLLVYDAVRARDYPLLQGAVLLIAVIFLLVNLVVDLLYAKVDPRIQLGGEQ; the protein is encoded by the coding sequence ATGGCCTACGTCCTGCACCGACTGCTCCAGTCGGTGGTGGTGCTCTTCGGCGTGACCATCGTGGTCTTCCTCATCGTGCACCTGGTGCCGGGCGACCCGATCCGGATCGGGATGGGGACCCGGTTCGACCCCGAGGTGTATGACGCGCTGCGCAGGGCGTCGGGACTGGACCGGCCGCCGGTGGAGCAGTACCTCACCTACGTCGGCAAGGCCGCGACCGGCGACCTCGGGGTCAGCTTCCGCTCCGGTCAGCCCGTGACCCACCTGCTCACGGCGCGGCTGCCGGCGACCGTCTCGCTGGCGGCGGTCGGGATCCTGATCGCGCTGCTGGTCTCCTTCCCGCTGGGCATCATCTCGGCCGTCAAGAACGGGGGCGCGGTCGACTCGGTCGTCCGCGCGGTGAGCCAGCTCGGCGTCTCGCTCCCCAACTTCTGGTTGGGGATGCTGCTGATCCTGCTGTTCTCCTCGACCCTCGGCTGGCTGCCACCGTCGGGATACACCCCGATCACCGAGGACCCCCTCGAGTGGGCGAAGCGGGTGATCATGCCGGGGATCACGGTCGGGGTGGTCGCCGGCTCGATCCTGACCCGCTATGTGCGCTCCTCGGTGCTGGAGACCCTCTCGATGGACCACGTGCGCACCGCCAACTCCAAGGGCCTGCCTGCCCGGCTGGTGCTGATGCGCCACGTCGTCCGCAACGCCCTCGTGCCGGTCATCACGGTGACGGGCACGCAGATCGCCGCGATCCTGGGCGGGGTGATCGTCGTCGAGGTGGTCTTCGCCTGGCCGGGTCTCGGACTGCTGGTGTATGACGCGGTGCGGGCCCGGGACTATCCCCTCCTGCAGGGCGCGGTGCTGCTGATCGCCGTGATCTTCCTGCTGGTCAACCTGGTCGTCGACCTGCTCTATGCCAAGGTCGACCCCCGGATCCAGCTGGGAGGTGAGCAGTGA
- a CDS encoding ABC transporter permease — translation MSTAERDVPPQPEGTAYDQVVLVPDEGPRGWRRTALELLRRPVAVVSMLVLLGVLALALFGDLVAPYGVNEVNLSARLQPPSADFWFGTDELGRDILSRVIASAAVSVRVSLIAVSIALVVGVTVGLLAGFFGGWLDALIMRTQDVLFAFPEILLAMAIVAILGPGVTTATIAIGVVYIPVFARVTRASTLSVRTETYVRASKSLGAGPWRQMTSHVLPNISAPIIVQTSLSLSFAILSEASLSFLGLGVQPPEPSWGRMLFDSRAFFQDAWWMSVFPGLAVFVTVLACNLLGDILRDVLDVRSAATARGGTR, via the coding sequence GTGAGCACCGCGGAGCGGGACGTGCCCCCTCAACCGGAGGGCACGGCATACGACCAGGTCGTGCTGGTCCCCGACGAGGGGCCGCGCGGCTGGCGACGCACCGCGCTGGAGCTGCTGCGGCGGCCGGTCGCGGTGGTGTCGATGCTGGTCCTGCTGGGCGTGCTCGCGCTGGCGCTCTTCGGTGACCTGGTCGCGCCCTATGGGGTCAACGAGGTCAACCTCTCCGCCCGGCTGCAGCCACCGAGCGCGGACTTCTGGTTCGGCACCGACGAGCTGGGCCGCGACATCCTGTCCCGCGTGATCGCCTCTGCGGCGGTGTCGGTGCGGGTGTCGTTGATCGCCGTGTCGATCGCCCTCGTGGTCGGCGTGACCGTGGGCCTGCTCGCGGGCTTCTTCGGTGGGTGGCTGGACGCGCTGATCATGCGCACCCAGGACGTGCTGTTCGCCTTTCCCGAGATCCTGCTGGCGATGGCCATCGTGGCCATCCTGGGACCGGGCGTGACGACGGCCACCATCGCCATCGGCGTCGTCTATATCCCGGTGTTTGCGCGGGTCACCCGGGCCAGCACGCTGTCGGTGCGCACCGAGACCTATGTGCGCGCCTCGAAGTCACTCGGCGCCGGCCCCTGGCGGCAGATGACGAGCCACGTGCTGCCCAACATCTCGGCCCCGATCATCGTGCAGACCTCCCTGTCGCTGTCGTTCGCGATCCTGTCCGAGGCCAGCCTGTCGTTCCTGGGACTGGGCGTGCAGCCGCCCGAGCCGTCATGGGGGCGGATGCTGTTTGACTCGAGGGCCTTCTTCCAGGACGCCTGGTGGATGAGCGTCTTCCCCGGGCTGGCGGTCTTCGTCACGGTGCTGGCCTGCAACCTGCTCGGGGACATCCTGCGCGACGTCCTCGACGTCCGCTCGGCCGCCACGGCGCGAGGAGGCACCCGGTGA